A window of the Buchnera aphidicola (Tetraneura ulmi) genome harbors these coding sequences:
- a CDS encoding ferredoxin--NADP reductase produces MNWIIGEIHKIKKWNEKLFTLIVHASIDPFLAGQFTKLAILNKKNKISIQRAYSFVNPPGKKNLEFYILLIPNGKLTNYLYNLKPSEKILISKNSFGFFTLENIQSCKNLWMISTGTGIGPYISILQDHSWKKKFEKIIFVNAVRYESDLIYLPFLKKIKKKNKGKIKIITIVSRSKSSNKTYFRERIPKLIKNNLLEEKIGIKINSKNSHVMLCGNPNMVRETKKILQEEKKLKKNLIKKPGQITTENYW; encoded by the coding sequence ATGAATTGGATAATTGGGGAAATACATAAAATAAAAAAATGGAACGAAAAATTATTCACTTTAATTGTTCATGCTTCTATTGATCCTTTTTTAGCAGGACAATTTACCAAATTAGCTATTTTGAATAAAAAAAATAAAATATCTATACAAAGAGCTTATTCTTTTGTTAATCCTCCAGGAAAAAAAAATTTAGAATTTTATATTTTATTAATCCCAAATGGAAAACTTACTAATTATTTATATAATTTAAAACCTTCAGAAAAAATTTTAATTAGCAAAAATTCATTTGGTTTTTTTACATTAGAAAATATTCAAAGTTGTAAAAATTTATGGATGATTTCAACAGGTACAGGTATTGGTCCATATATATCTATATTACAAGATCATTCTTGGAAAAAAAAATTTGAAAAAATTATTTTTGTAAATGCAGTAAGATATGAAAGTGACTTAATCTATTTACCATTTTTAAAAAAAATAAAAAAAAAAAATAAAGGAAAAATAAAAATAATAACAATTGTAAGTAGAAGTAAATCTTCTAATAAAACATATTTTAGAGAAAGAATACCTAAATTAATTAAAAATAATCTATTAGAAGAAAAGATTGGAATAAAAATAAATTCAAAAAATTCACATGTAATGCTATGTGGTAATCCAAATATGGTTAGAGAGACAAAAAAAATATTACAAGAAGAAAAAAAATTAAAAAAAAATTTAATAAAAAAACCAGGTCAAATAACTACAGAAAATTATTGGTAA
- the epmA gene encoding elongation factor P--(R)-beta-lysine ligase has translation MNVFLKKLKKRADIISNIRNFFLELDVLEVETPTISNYRTTEVHLKSFKTFLVSEIEKKYSYKSRKKMWLITSPEYHMKRMIAKGSGAIYQICHSFRNGEIGNYHNPEFTILEWYRPEYNMFDLIEEVVSFLKIILGCKFVEKISYRDVYFNVVGIDPLFASKKDLIEKSKYFGIQNDIIFSNIKLKNEIEINNYLLELIFSLAVEPIIGMNNPLIVYHYPALQSQNSIINSDDSRLSNRFEVFFKGLELGNGCEELINFDNQKKIFENHNNFRKKLGLSVYPIDEFFVNSLKKINFLYSGIAIGIDRLIMVATKSKNINDVLTFPIKSS, from the coding sequence ATGAATGTTTTTTTAAAAAAATTAAAAAAAAGAGCTGATATCATATCAAATATACGAAATTTTTTTTTGGAATTAGATGTTTTAGAAGTAGAAACTCCTACAATTTCTAATTATAGAACTACTGAAGTTCATTTAAAATCTTTTAAAACTTTTTTGGTTTCTGAAATAGAAAAAAAATATTCTTATAAATCAAGAAAAAAAATGTGGTTGATAACTAGTCCAGAATATCATATGAAACGTATGATTGCGAAAGGTAGTGGGGCAATATATCAAATCTGTCATAGTTTTAGAAATGGAGAAATTGGGAATTATCATAATCCAGAATTCACCATTCTAGAATGGTATAGACCAGAATACAATATGTTTGATTTAATTGAAGAAGTGGTTTCTTTTCTTAAAATAATTTTAGGTTGTAAATTTGTAGAAAAAATTTCTTATAGAGATGTTTATTTTAATGTTGTTGGAATTGATCCTTTATTTGCTTCAAAAAAGGATTTAATTGAAAAATCTAAATATTTTGGAATTCAAAATGATATTATTTTTTCGAATATTAAATTAAAAAACGAAATTGAAATTAATAATTATTTATTAGAATTGATCTTTTCATTAGCTGTAGAACCTATAATTGGTATGAATAATCCATTAATAGTATATCATTATCCTGCTTTACAATCTCAAAATTCAATTATAAATTCTGATGATTCTAGATTGTCTAATAGATTCGAGGTTTTTTTTAAAGGTTTAGAATTAGGAAATGGTTGTGAAGAATTAATTAATTTCGATAATCAGAAAAAAATTTTCGAAAATCATAATAATTTTAGAAAAAAATTAGGATTATCTGTTTACCCGATTGATGAATTTTTTGTTAATTCACTTAAGAAAATTAATTTTTTATATTCTGGTATTGCTATTGGAATAGATAGATTAATTATGGTTGCTACAAAATCAAAAAATATAAATGATGTTCTTACCTTTCCGATTAAAAGTAGTTAA